The Pangasianodon hypophthalmus isolate fPanHyp1 chromosome 23, fPanHyp1.pri, whole genome shotgun sequence genome includes the window GTGTTCATGCCGGTGGGCACGCAGGGCACCATGAAGGGAATCACCGCGGAGCAGCTGGAACAGCTGGACTGTCACATCTGTCTCGGGAACACGTATCACCTGGGCATGAGGCCGGTACGTGAATGAAATCTCAGTGCAGACTCAGACTGTACCATAACATAGCAGGACTGAGTCCTTCCTGTCTCTCAGAGATaaagaaacagcagaaaaaggttGCAGGTTATTTGCCTTAAATGTcttaaagcagattattttgtGGAACTGAGTGCAAAAGCACCAccaaaagacacaaacacacagaatggtatggaGAAGCAAGAagcaaggctggggctgatttctttctagcacAGACTGGCTAagatctaatatctatcaatatcTCAACAATGAAATGAATAAGGTTGAGtgatgcattatatcacaacgTCTCATTGATGGCGTAAAAAGAATGATGAGAGGCTGaaactgtctcacacacacacacacacacacacacacacttaaagcaGATAGAcagctgcattcatgatttGAGTTTCGAGTCTGTAATGCTTTGCTGGGTTCATGTCACGTTTCCTCCAAATACTAAACACGGTAAACAGAAAACATATAAaactttcattcaaaccaagaAATCACTAAATGTATAGTTCTGTAAGTATGAATgtataatttgtactttgattggatggtgtgtgtttagtctatctacttttagtttctctgCCTAAggcatttgggggaaaaaaacaaggatgATGGAGTAAATAATTCACATGTTTAATACACATGCAACTGTATTTCAGATGcaccttctcagtcactgctgctgATGTGTTATGGATGGGTGGGGAAATATAATCAGATCTTGGGGGCGTGTCTCGGGGACGCACTCAATCACTGGTAGGCTGCATGAGTtcacagtctgggctagaaagaaatcagccccagtcaCACTTCTTGCTTCTTCATACCGTTCTGTGTTTTTCATGCAGCCATTGGTGGTGCTTTTGCGCTTGTCTccacaaaaaagtaaaagataaTCCACTTTATGACattgtaacagcaaagtggattatttcttatttaatgtaTTCCTTCCTTGAAAGATAAGGCTTATCCCTGCTTTTATTACTGcagcttgttttatttattctagcTTTTCCTGGTTTTAGGTCTTTGTGAAGTGAATGGAAATGAgtggaaattgtgtgtgtgtgtgtgtgtgtgtgtgtgtcagggtccTGAGCTGATCGAGAAAGCCGACGGCCTGCACGGATTCATGAACTGGAAACGAAACCTCCTGACAGTAAGATCACCGCACTGCTGTCTTTTCCAATCCTGCTCCTGTGTTATCCCTTTACTGCacatttcactctttctctctctccataacCTCCATCTTAACCTCATGAGGGACTTTCATGAAATAGGACAGAAGCTTACACtaagtacatttaaaatgcatctAAAAGTCTTTATAATCAATATAACTGACAGTATAAAAAGCCATTAAAGACAAAGATTAAATTTAGAGACTTTTATTTGGTGTAGAAAAGAAGACACAAAATGGTGGACTGTtagaatgtgatttttaaatgtttttctagatctgtaataatttaattttaaacatacctttaaaaaaaaaaaaaaaaagatatgccCAGAGCACTCGGGctagtttctttatttcaggttttttttttttttttaaataaatgtttctggcccagaaattaacTCCACCCCCAGCCAAAACAGAGGTGTTCAgctctttttcctcttcattGTCCTTGTTTATACTTGACGTGGGACTACACGTGGCTAAAATGAGCAGCACTGAACATAGTCACCTGCATACTTTTTGTACGTCTGTAATGGTGATATTTACAGCCGAAATGAATGCAAGATATGCGCATCAGCCATTTCATGTATAATTAGTTAAACACAAGTATATACACAGAATTAGCAGGCGACACATGACTCGATCCAGTGGTTCGGGttggaagttttttttgttgttgttgttgcagttctCCTTCTAGACAGCAGGAGGCTCTCAAAATTACAAACCGCTCctttaaataaatgacagtGTTTGGAATTgctaccaaaaaaaacaaagcgtAACCTGCCGTTTCCTCTCCTCCTGTCAGGACAGCGGAGGTTTTCAGATGGTGTCACTGGTGGAGCTGTCTGAGGTGACGGAGGAGGGAGTTCTGTTCCGCTCACCGTACGACGGAAAGGAGATCCTGCTCACCCCTGAGCAGTCCATCGGCATACAGAACAGCCTCGGTACGAGTTCCACTCATCCTCATCGCCTTTATACGGACAGAGAGTTCTCAATCAAGACCGCAGGAACCCCAAACGTTCAGTCTGTCAGTGACAGATTAAAATTTTACATTCATTAATACACAAAGACATTTGAGTagtaaaattaagtaaaaaccATCAATGTAGAGGAGTGTGTAAAGataaccatcacacacactaaccgcACATCATATTTATTAGTGGCAAGAGGCAGGGAGACTGTAAAGTGGCCGGGGTGAGTGACGAGAAAAAAGTTGAacagtatataattttattatcatCTGCGTTTTTGATTTCAAATATTCACAGTTCCTGATATTtttctatacaaataaacacaaatgctGTTTTGGTTTGTTCTGATACtagcagatttttattttttttgcatgtaatgCATCTGTGCATCtaaattaaagataaaatgtGCAACACCATCTCATATTTAGCAGGAAGGCCTCTGATTTGTGGTTATCTGGGTGGTTTTGCATATGTACATTGTGTAGCTGGCTGTATCATTTGTGTAGCCTTTTAACACTAGCCAGATGCTACCcttgtaaccatggcaaccagtaAATCAAGTACTGAAAGCAGTACAGCAGATGTTTCAAAAAGTAAAATGAGGATTTTGTGTCACTGTTTCTCCAGTGTGGTGAAAACTCAGAACCTGAGAAGTCCAAGACTATAAGAGTTGGATTGAGAAGCTCGGAGTTAATGCGATGCTGCTTTCTTTTCAGCAAAGTTTAATGAATTCTAGCAGTTGGCATCATACACGTTAAATCACGTGagatgattttcattttaagttATAAGTGAACAtgttcttgtttatttttgtgtttctgtacaGGCTCGGACATCATGATGCAGCTGGACGACGTGGTCAGCAGCACGGTAACGGGGCCGAGGGTGGAGGAAGCCATGCGTCGCTCCGTGCGTTGGCTGGACCGCTGCATCACAGCCAATAAAAATCCACATCGCCAAAATCTGTTCGCCATCATTCAGGGGGGCCTTAATGCAGAGCTGCGGAGGGCGTGTTTGGATGGTGAGCGCTGTCTGAGTCTCTCTGTCGCCGTTTTATTCAACATCCACCCGCAATCTGCCTTCATCTCAAAGCCCATGTTAGCAAATAGCttagcagtttttttaaaataataaacagatactcagaattacacacacaaaataactaGATGGTGAGAAACAAGGACGCGTAATGACCAAGAACATAAACCGGAAATGTATATACGGCGTAactgactggaaaaaaaaaaagacaggtgAAATAGATGAATAGACTGAACAGGGGGCAAGGaagaaaatgaaactgaaacaataacaaaagcacatggcgAACTAGGAACAAGTCATGAAGATGTAGGATGTCCTCACCAGAGGCAGGAGGTGGCGCGACGGCATCCTGAGTGATGAACGGAGGTGTAGTCATGTGGTGGAGTGACCTTGTTGCTCTGGAGAAAGCTATGCACCCCAATTTCATGACACCCTGTTACATCagcttctcacaggaataacagcAATACAGCAGCAACCAACAAATTATCTACAGAATCgccaaacacaacacaaacgtttcaatataaacatatttaatgtgcttccgggtggagttttcctttaacatcaGTGTGTTCTTGCACTTTTTGTTCATACTGTTTCTTCACCTCATgcaagttttgtgtgtgtgtgtgtgtgtgtgtgtgtgtgtgtgtgtgtgtgtgtgtgtgtatgtgtgtgtgtgcgcgcacatgtGCATGATGGCTTTTATCCTACAGAGATGACGAAGAGAGACGTGCCCGGCTTTGCCATCGGTGGTCTGAGCGGCGGAGAGGAGAAGGATGACTTCTGGAAGATGGTGACTCTCAGCACAGACCACCTGCCCAGAGAGAAGCCTCGCTACCTGATGGGAGTTGGGTAAATCTCACTTCCTCATTTATACAGCCGGCATTCCTGCCAGATGTAGCTCGTATGAAGCAGGTGCAGCGAATTTGTGCACTTGCTCATGTGCAAAATGGCAGTTAGCACCAGCTGGGATTGAAACGTTACCTTCAGGACACAGTCAGACGTCTGAATAAAGCCAGGTGGGAAAGCCAGCTGTCTTAAGAAGatggtttgattgacagcctACTGCCACCGGTTCGATGTCCTGCTTAGTGGTGACCGTATTATCACATGTGCACGTCTACTGCCATCTTAGATTTGCTAGATGTGCAGCATTTGCACGTGTTTGATCATAATTAGATGTGTTTTTactgcaggaaccttttcaggaactcgTGAGGAAACGTGAGGCTTTTCCACACGGCTGATTTTAGTTCCTGGTCCGTATTTCCTGGAATGATTTTAGTTCCTTCTCCAAATTAGCTGTGTTAAAAGCACACTGAGTTCACTGTAAATTTaccattttataaataatttcccaaAGCCTAGTTCAGACCAGTATGTTCCTGAAATCCCAATACTGAACATTTCTAAACAATTCCAGTTAAGAACCTTAAGTAAACAAAGAACCTGTAACTATACAAGAAACCCCAGGCTGTCTGAGGGGCAGggttggaaaaataaataaataaaaagggcaCCTGCTAAATTCAATGggttgaaaaagaaaaaaaaaaggcatattttCTCACACATTGGAGCTCCTAGAGGGCACGTCGTCATGTTTTCTTGCCTGTAGAGGAACCCAATAGGGCACTGCGTCATGTATTCTCCACTGGTAGGGCACCCTATAGAGCATTTTATTATGTTTCCTTGTATGTAGGGGAGCCTGTAGGGCACTGCATCTTGTTGGGGTGGGTGGAGCAGTGGTTAACTTGGCTATGAACTTGTGCTTTGAGTTAACTCACTACCTCAGAGCAGTTGTTGTGTAGTAATTTAGATTTGAATGTGGATCGTGATGGCACACACTGGCTTCCACAAGTTTAAAGTATACTTCATAGGCTTAATGTTTTGTGCCATACATGTTATTTTTTCCTCGAACACACGCTTATCgatgttgtttgtgtgtgtgtgtgtgttgcagctaCGCCGTGGACCTGGTGGTGTGTGTCGCTCTGGGCTGTGACATGTTCGACTGCGTTTTCCCGACTCGCACAGCTGTACGTCTTTTATCCCGAGTCCTCTAAACGATTTTCACATTCGCTGTTTATAATGCTCTTTAGAAATGTTGTAATAAATCTAGTTCTCACACtgttataaacacaaaataatattataatatttgctCAAAAATCATTTTGAGTATTGACTTGTATATTGAAGTGCAATTCTGAATATTGCATGTTGTGTCTATTCTTTACTTGCACTTTGCACTTTGAAAACTACCTCAGCCTCTTAGTGTTGTTATAAAAAACGCTGCTAGTTTGCACATCTAAAGTTATTGCACTACAGTTATAAAAATGCTATAATACTGCTGCgtgtacagggtgtcccagaTGTCTCCATACACAGGACTTTTTTGTTTGCCAGCACCgtgtcggttgtgccttcgtcagtggatgttcgtggatgtCCACTTCTCGGGTTGtgcgcaacacttccagtctttttgaatttgttaataagtttggcagcagcgTCGTGTGTCATGTGCTCGCCATGTTCCCCGGTAAAGTCCGTCGCAACCTTgagacagcttcccgatccagccatgagaacaatttcaatacatttttcttttgtcaaaggcattcgtAAAGGCTATctgggaaaaaatatatatataatataaactatgaAAAATTTTAGAAGACATTTTACTGAAAATTGTTAATTTcccttatgtatggagacttttgggacaccttgtaCTTCTACATTGTTTACACTGTTTGCATTGCCATACAGGAGTACACACTATTTATGTTAGTATACTTACATATAAACTAACTCGCATCACTGTTAATGACCGTATTgtagttttttaaatgtagactaATAGCATCCAGTAAGGACATTGCAATTTAATTTCGTTGTACTTGTACGATGACAGTAAAGCTCTTCTATCCTGTTCTGTTTTTAACTGAGCTAAACGTCGCCTTGTTGCAGAGATTTGGCTCGGCCCTGGTTCCCTGGGGATCTCTGCAGATCAAACAGAAACAGTACGCGAAGGACTTCCAGCCCATAGACCCCGACTGCGAGTGTCCCACCTGCAAGAGGTAGGAGTTTCTGCCGTTTTCATCATCGCCTGCTGTCAGTGTTTTGCTCTCTGAAATGGATACACGGCTCTGAACTTCGCTCGGCTACTTTTGTGTGGTTTCTCATCCGGAAATTCAGTTCAGAAATTGATTCCGAGTTCCTCGATCATTTTAGAGTCGATTTTTCCTCTGAATATTCCCGTTCACTCTGACCTTAATCAGTGTGTGCGgaaagattcttttttttttttttttttttttttattacttcattCCTCTGCTGATGGGATTTCTATTTTCTCCTCCTGTGAATGACAGACACAGTCGAGCGTATCTGCACGCGCTGTTTAAGAGCGACACCGCCGCCATGCACCACATCACCATCCACAACATCTCCTACCAGGTACTGaccagaaaaacacaaatgacaCGCACAGACGCACTCTGGGGTTTTTAATCGCTGTTTTATTAGCGACATGAAGTTTTACGTCTTGTCCTGGTGCGTTAATTTGATATATTTCACTCTTTTATGCCAGTCGTTATTGAGCTACTTAGTAATAATTTCAATCATTTTCCTTCTTGAGGCAATCCATAATGCTTTTGAGAAACATCTTACTGCAATACTCTGAAATTTAGTAAAACTAGTAAAACTAATTCTCAGAAATATTACTTGGTATCTCAGTCTACTAAAGTTATTCAGTTATTACTCCatttatcataataataataataatattaataatgggATCTGGAAATTATGACTTAGTCCAGTATGTCATCATAACACTTATTATAATCTCAATACTGTAACATTCTTCGAAGTTCATAGTATCTCCATAAAAGTTCATCAAGATAATTACGTATTGTCTCAATAAGGATAAAGTTTCTCGAAAGGATTACGTAGTATCTCAAACCAAATTTCAAGTTTCTTGAAATTGTTAGTTACGAAGTCTCTCAGTAAAGAAGGTTTCTCAGaatgattatacagtataatatgtggtgatgttttactGTTTCATAATCATGAACTTTTCTTGAAATTATTATATCTTACATAAGTAAGACATCATAATGAGAGTTTCTCTAAATGACTCTTTGGTATCACAATAATAAGTGAGGGGTTTGATCataataatgaatttttttcagaattttctCTTCATTATGATTTTGTATCTCaaaaaaagaactttttttCTAAGATATTACTTATTATAAAAAAGTTTCACTAAATTATTACTCAGTAAATCTTCCTCTAGATTACCTAGGTTACTACATAAGTTTATTACAAGACACTTTCTAAATGATTTCTTCGTTTCTCCAAATGATTATTTTCTCTAAATTATTACTTTGGGCTTTTGTTATGAGAAACTGTCTACTATTATGTGGGATCTTTTTCTAAGACACTttttctaaatgaataaaaaaaacgaaAATTGCTTATCTTATTATAAGAATCCTTCTCTAACTTATTTTTAGTTTCTCTAAATgattactcatcattactcataaaaaatgagtattttattattatagaaaccTTCTCTAGATCATTTAGTTTCTCTAAATTAGTACTTAGTATCTTGTTATTAAgagactttatttaatttattacttagTATCTGTTTCTAAAAGGATTTTTCTAAATTAATGCttaatgtgtattttataaGCACCTTCAAATTATTATTGACTTTCTCTAAATGATCACTTACTATCTTATTAGAAACCTTCTCTAAATTATTTTATCTAAATTATTACTTTGCATCTGATTATTATACGAAACTTTCTCTAAAATATTActtggtggggttttttttctaagaagcttttttttctaagaagcTAAACTAATACTTGTGTATCTTATTATTGGAAGAAACTTTTTCCAACCTATtattaatatcttgttattGTTAGGAACATTCTCCAGATTATTTTGTCTAAATTATGTCTTGTTATTATACGAAACTTTgtctaaattattattttatttaaattagtaCTTTTTTATCTTCTTAATACAAGAAATTTTTCTCTAAAAGAATAATTAGTGTCTTTTTCTGAGAAATCTTTGTAAATTAATACTGTAAATTAATACTTTTGAAAAAGTTTTGTAAATTAATACTTGCTTATCTTTCTCCAGctcattattagtattatttttagtaGTATCTTGTTATTGGTAGGAACTCTCGCTAATTCATTACTTAGTTTCTCCAAATTATTACTTAGTATCTTGTTACTGTGAGAAACTGTATCAAATTTATTACAAAGCTGGTAAGCAGCAGACAAGAAAGAGTTTATAATTACTGTACAAAATGGCTACGTTTATCTGAGGGCCTGATGTCCTGAAGAGATTAGAACATAATTTATGGTTATTATATCATGACTTCATTATACTGTACTTCGCCCGGGCTCTTCATCCAGCATTAGATAAAAGAGAGCATGCGGATGGTTTAACCAGGTTAGATTTTAAATCCAGCTGTTGCTCAGTACATCACTTTCACCAGGCTGTGTGTTGACTCTGTGCAGCTGACTCTGATGCGTTCGGTGCGGCAGAGCATCATCGAGCAGCGCTTCCCTGAGTTTGTGCGCGGCTTCATGAGGAGGATGTTCCCCTGCGGTGAGCCGTACCCGAGCTGGGCCGTGGACGCTCTCGCATCGGTCAGCATCACTCTGGACTGAAAAGACGTTCAGGATGAGCTCTACGCTATCGCTCAGAATGATGGAAGTGTGtcagtttgctttttttatgcaaattttcaTGCTTCTCTTTTGAGGCGAATGTTTTTCAGCTCATGGACTTCTCCTTTCCAGCCTTTACATCTGTCCAGATGTTCACTTTGGTCCTATTTCAGTGGCCTCaagactgatttttttatttattttttttatctcaacattgtttgtttttaaccgGTGTACTCAACACTGGGGAATTCTTTTCTAttgttgctgtatttattttaactgaatGAACCTTTTATCTCTCCCGCTGGCTGCAAAgccattgtgtgtttttaaaaaccGTAACAACCAGGAAATTTGCGCTTTATCTTCTTTTCCCGCTTGAGTCGGATCTCATTCATCCTGTAGCCATGGCTTttagtttaacaaacacacacacacacacacttggtgcATTGGTTAGGCTATTCATCACATTAGATAGAGTATTAGGAGAAACTGAGaatgtttttctgatttttctaaTATCCAGCAttgtatattacattattttgtttaaatcagtgtttgCCAATCCACTCATCAGGGATTCAGTCACAGTTGTATTTTTACTCTATTTACAGCTTCTCTTGAAGCAGATGTTCAAGATATGGCCTGAGGAGGCATTACTGATTTATACAAACCAAAGCTGATCTGGAGAATCAGATGAACAAAGTGCTGCTCTACTTCAATTGGCCACTAGAGTGCAGGATGGAGAACAGGGCCTGCGTTattggctgtgtcccaaaccacatcctGCATTATTATGTAGTACAATATTAAGACACCATATGGTGTAATATTCTCACATGTCCAACATTTGCTATTCATTAATCTACTGTAATATAATtcatcatttaatatttttcactgagactgaaatGAATTTTGTATTCTTATTAGCCGTGTTATGTAACATTAACAGGTAATTAGTACTATTAGTTTTATTAACTAATAACTTTGGCTTTTATCTTGGACATAAATTGTTTGCTGGTGAGTTTTATGGAATAAAGGAATTGTAAAATAATGaagttttttccatttcagatcTTAAATATCATAACAGTGTTTCCAATGTTAGAGTAAAAATAAGAGGTTAAAAAC containing:
- the qtrt1 gene encoding queuine tRNA-ribosyltransferase catalytic subunit 1, with amino-acid sequence MAAPAAESGPCDCKSDMAAVKAVSSAFPLALRIVAECPVSKARACVLSLPHGSVNTPVFMPVGTQGTMKGITAEQLEQLDCHICLGNTYHLGMRPGPELIEKADGLHGFMNWKRNLLTDSGGFQMVSLVELSEVTEEGVLFRSPYDGKEILLTPEQSIGIQNSLGSDIMMQLDDVVSSTVTGPRVEEAMRRSVRWLDRCITANKNPHRQNLFAIIQGGLNAELRRACLDEMTKRDVPGFAIGGLSGGEEKDDFWKMVTLSTDHLPREKPRYLMGVGYAVDLVVCVALGCDMFDCVFPTRTARFGSALVPWGSLQIKQKQYAKDFQPIDPDCECPTCKRHSRAYLHALFKSDTAAMHHITIHNISYQLTLMRSVRQSIIEQRFPEFVRGFMRRMFPCGEPYPSWAVDALASVSITLD